One stretch of Oscillospiraceae bacterium DNA includes these proteins:
- the ilvA gene encoding threonine ammonia-lyase — protein sequence MTCDLVTLEMVKKAAKRMSGLIHHTDIISAPAGFFGGQSDFYLKIENLQKTGSFKVRGALNKMKTLTKEELARGVVCASAGNHAQGVALSAQMLGAKCIVVMPEGAPIYKIQATRSYGAEVILYGPTFDECNAYAIKLAEEKKAVFIAPFDDPEVIAGQGTIGLEIMHDMPDCDAILVPIGGGGLISGVAAAAKAINPKVKIIGVEPENAACMRQAMHAGAICPLTSAITIADGVAVKTPGKLTFTICSQLLDDIITVSEAEIYNTILIMAERMKMVAEGAGAVAPAAVAFNKYRTSGKTVAIVSGGNIDMNMLDRIMEKGLISSGRRFLFKTIVADKPGQLRALLNLISDAQANVMSIGHDRLSNRTRLGEVVVTLELETRDHEHIIAIQNQLLANGYHIMLD from the coding sequence ATGACGTGTGATCTCGTAACGCTTGAGATGGTAAAAAAGGCTGCGAAACGGATGTCCGGCCTGATCCATCACACCGACATTATCAGCGCACCTGCCGGATTTTTCGGCGGGCAGTCGGACTTTTATCTGAAGATCGAAAATCTGCAAAAGACCGGTTCATTTAAAGTACGCGGCGCGCTTAATAAAATGAAGACCCTCACCAAAGAGGAATTGGCACGCGGAGTCGTATGCGCTTCCGCCGGCAACCACGCGCAGGGTGTGGCGCTCTCGGCACAGATGCTCGGGGCAAAATGCATTGTCGTCATGCCCGAAGGCGCACCGATTTATAAAATCCAAGCGACGCGTTCTTACGGTGCGGAGGTTATACTGTATGGCCCGACCTTCGACGAATGCAATGCCTATGCCATTAAACTTGCAGAAGAAAAAAAGGCCGTTTTTATCGCACCGTTCGACGATCCCGAGGTCATCGCCGGTCAGGGCACAATCGGGCTTGAGATCATGCACGATATGCCCGATTGCGATGCCATTCTGGTACCGATCGGCGGCGGCGGTTTGATCTCCGGTGTTGCCGCAGCGGCTAAGGCCATCAACCCCAAAGTTAAAATCATCGGCGTCGAACCCGAAAACGCCGCCTGCATGCGGCAGGCGATGCATGCGGGTGCGATTTGCCCGCTGACCTCGGCTATTACAATTGCCGACGGTGTGGCGGTCAAGACCCCCGGGAAGCTCACTTTTACTATTTGCTCACAACTGCTCGACGACATTATCACCGTCAGCGAAGCCGAGATTTACAACACCATCCTGATCATGGCGGAACGCATGAAAATGGTGGCCGAGGGTGCGGGCGCCGTGGCTCCGGCAGCGGTCGCTTTCAATAAATACCGCACATCCGGCAAAACGGTCGCCATTGTCTCGGGCGGCAATATCGATATGAATATGCTCGACCGGATCATGGAAAAAGGCTTGATCAGCTCGGGACGCCGGTTCCTGTTCAAGACCATCGTCGCCGACAAACCCGGACAGCTCCGTGCGCTGCTCAACCTCATCTCCGACGCGCAGGCAAACGTCATGTCCATCGGCCACGACCGGCTCTCCAACCGCACGCGTCTGGGCGAAGTCGTCGTCACGCTAGAACTCGAGACCCGCGACCACGAGCATATCATCGCGATACAGAATCAACTGCTCGCCAACGGATATCACATCATGCTGGATTAA
- a CDS encoding CinA family protein has translation MEKIAEQLVTLLKEKGLKISAAESCTGGLFCKLLTDVPGCSAVLDLSAVTYANAAKTALLDVPKEILETEGAVSADCATEMVRGILRLSGADIGVAITGIAGPGGGSAEKPVGTVFIAAGTSGRIWVKKFNFDSKNAREQIRISAANAALEMAVKLINSL, from the coding sequence ATGGAAAAAATCGCAGAACAACTCGTTACCCTGCTCAAAGAAAAGGGCTTGAAAATCTCCGCTGCGGAATCATGCACCGGCGGATTATTCTGCAAACTCCTGACCGACGTGCCGGGCTGTTCCGCAGTGCTTGATCTTTCTGCGGTGACTTATGCAAACGCTGCGAAAACGGCATTACTCGACGTGCCCAAAGAGATTCTTGAAACCGAAGGCGCGGTCAGCGCCGATTGCGCGACCGAAATGGTACGCGGGATTCTGCGGCTCTCGGGTGCGGACATCGGCGTCGCAATCACGGGAATTGCCGGCCCGGGCGGCGGCAGTGCCGAAAAACCGGTCGGAACGGTCTTTATCGCAGCCGGAACATCGGGTCGGATTTGGGTGAAAAAATTCAATTTTGACAGCAAAAACGCCCGCGAACAAATCCGCATATCGGCGGCAAACGCCGCGCTCGAAATGGCGGTAAAATTGATAAATTCTCTTTGA
- a CDS encoding ECF transporter S component, with protein sequence MNKHLRKLVYSAMFLALAFVLPFLTANNPQLGNMLSLMHLPVLLCGFVCGWPWGLLVGFIAPLLRSFTLGAPPLMPTAVAMAFELATYGLISGLLYKLLPKKLGFYYVDLITAMIVGRLIWGTARYVIGGIQNTEFGLAAFWAGAVANAIPGIAVQIVLIPPLIMVFQKNKLMLNE encoded by the coding sequence ATGAACAAACATCTGAGAAAACTGGTCTATTCGGCAATGTTTCTGGCGCTTGCGTTTGTGCTGCCGTTTCTGACCGCCAATAACCCGCAGCTTGGCAATATGTTGAGCTTAATGCACCTGCCGGTGCTGCTGTGCGGTTTCGTCTGCGGCTGGCCCTGGGGTTTACTGGTCGGATTTATCGCACCGTTGCTGCGCTCTTTCACCCTCGGTGCGCCGCCGTTGATGCCGACTGCCGTGGCGATGGCCTTTGAGTTGGCGACCTACGGTCTGATCTCGGGTTTGCTTTACAAACTGCTGCCTAAAAAACTCGGGTTTTATTATGTCGATCTGATCACCGCAATGATTGTCGGCCGCTTGATTTGGGGCACCGCGCGTTATGTCATCGGCGGCATTCAGAACACCGAATTCGGGCTTGCCGCGTTTTGGGCGGGCGCCGTCGCCAATGCGATCCCCGGCATCGCCGTGCAGATCGTATTGATTCCGCCGCTGATTATGGTATTTCAAAAGAACAAACTGATGCTCAACGAATAG
- the thyX gene encoding FAD-dependent thymidylate synthase gives MKVIAPGFEFVQKPDGEQILHNLEYIGRVCYKSEDKITADSAAKFVGILIKNGHESVIEHEKITVKITCDRGISHEIVRHRLASYSQESTRYCNYNKEKFGGELTFIRPFFWNEDPQKYALWEQTMARIENAYIQLIGTGATPDEARTVLPNSLKTELVMTMNLREWRHFFVLRTSPKAHPQMRELTIPMLKAFQVAVPVIFDDILVSD, from the coding sequence ATGAAAGTTATCGCACCGGGTTTCGAATTTGTTCAAAAGCCCGACGGGGAGCAAATTTTGCATAACCTCGAATATATCGGGCGGGTCTGTTATAAGAGCGAAGATAAAATCACAGCCGATTCTGCCGCGAAGTTTGTGGGAATTCTCATCAAAAACGGCCACGAATCGGTGATCGAACATGAAAAGATCACGGTCAAAATCACCTGCGACCGCGGCATCAGCCATGAGATCGTCCGCCACCGTCTGGCCAGCTACAGTCAGGAGAGCACGCGCTACTGCAATTACAACAAAGAGAAATTCGGCGGCGAACTGACTTTTATTCGACCTTTCTTCTGGAACGAAGACCCGCAGAAATACGCACTTTGGGAACAGACGATGGCGCGCATCGAAAACGCCTATATTCAGTTAATCGGAACGGGTGCGACGCCCGACGAGGCCAGAACGGTTTTGCCCAACAGTTTAAAAACCGAACTCGTGATGACGATGAATCTGCGCGAATGGCGGCACTTTTTCGTATTGCGCACTTCGCCGAAAGCCCATCCGCAGATGCGCGAACTGACCATACCGATGCTGAAAGCGTTTCAAGTGGCAGTCCCTGTGATTTTTGACGATATTCTTGTATCTGACTGA
- a CDS encoding ECF transporter S component, which produces MIAIKNAQVRRILKIAVPFVLIPAVIAAGILVFDEKRYAFISLAVAVLAVALFIAGFEKKQTGTRRLIIVAVMVALSVVGRFIPLFKPITALTIITAMYLGGEAGFLVGSLSAVISNFYFGQGPWTPFQMFAWGLIGLIAGFLADPLKKSRVLLLVCGFLSGVLFSFVMDIWTVLWYNESLDWALYLSALVTALPYTIMYSVSNVVFLFLIAKPFGEKLERVKLKYGV; this is translated from the coding sequence ATGATCGCCATCAAAAATGCGCAAGTTCGCCGGATTTTGAAAATCGCGGTACCGTTTGTCCTGATCCCCGCGGTCATCGCTGCCGGGATTCTCGTTTTCGATGAAAAGCGGTATGCGTTTATCTCGCTGGCTGTGGCGGTTTTGGCGGTGGCGCTGTTCATTGCGGGATTCGAAAAAAAGCAGACCGGAACAAGACGGCTGATCATCGTGGCGGTCATGGTGGCGCTGTCGGTTGTCGGCAGGTTCATCCCACTGTTCAAGCCGATCACGGCGCTGACGATCATCACGGCGATGTATTTGGGCGGAGAGGCCGGTTTTCTGGTCGGCTCACTGTCGGCAGTGATCTCGAATTTCTATTTCGGGCAGGGCCCTTGGACGCCGTTTCAAATGTTCGCGTGGGGTCTGATCGGATTAATCGCCGGATTTTTGGCCGATCCGCTGAAAAAGAGCCGTGTTCTGCTGCTTGTCTGCGGATTTCTCTCGGGCGTACTATTCTCGTTTGTCATGGATATTTGGACGGTGCTGTGGTATAATGAATCACTCGACTGGGCGCTCTATTTATCTGCGCTCGTCACGGCATTGCCTTATACAATTATGTATTCGGTGTCCAACGTGGTTTTTCTGTTTTTGATAGCCAAGCCGTTCGGAGAGAAACTTGAACGCGTAAAATTAAAATACGGAGTATAA
- a CDS encoding ATP-binding cassette domain-containing protein, which translates to MEILAVKNLSFSYPLKADSHSEKKALENLSFSVEKGDFTVICGATGSGKTTLLRMLKRELTPLGEKSGTVEYYGTPLEDLDEKTAACKIGFVMQRPEQQLVTDKVWHELAFGLENMGLPQQMIRRRVAEMSSYFGIEDWFGQDVSELSGGQKQLLNLAAVMVMQPDVLILDEPTAQLDPIAASDFIGTLQKLNRELSLTIILVEHRLEDVIPVCDKLLVLEKGKILDYGTARKVAENMRAYPAILEAMPAAVRLYHQLDVVSPCPLTVREGRRLIEEHFDHKIKAKEQGEYGHKEDPALEFSDVWFRYARELPDVLHGLDFTVYSGELFCILGGNGSGKTTALGAAAGLNRFYAGNVKVFGKKLKEYINQSLYRDCLALLPQDVQTVFLRNTVKEELAEVGGDEIELPYDLAPLMNQHPYDLSGGEQQLVALAKVLATKPKLLLLDEPTKGLDAYAKNGIIKVLKKLQASGVTIVAVTHDVEFAAQCADRCALFFQGEITSIDTPAKFFAENTFYTTAANRMTRGYYDGVVTVDDAVSLCLQNGRKT; encoded by the coding sequence ATGGAAATACTTGCTGTCAAAAACCTGAGCTTTTCCTATCCGCTCAAAGCGGATTCGCACAGCGAAAAGAAAGCGCTCGAGAACCTGTCATTTTCGGTCGAAAAGGGCGATTTTACGGTGATCTGCGGCGCGACCGGCAGCGGCAAAACGACGCTGCTGCGCATGCTCAAACGGGAACTGACGCCGCTCGGTGAAAAATCCGGCACAGTCGAATATTACGGAACGCCGCTTGAGGACTTGGACGAAAAGACCGCGGCCTGTAAAATCGGATTTGTGATGCAGCGTCCGGAACAGCAGCTCGTGACCGATAAGGTCTGGCACGAACTGGCTTTCGGGCTGGAGAACATGGGGTTGCCCCAGCAGATGATCCGCCGCAGAGTGGCGGAGATGTCGAGTTATTTCGGCATCGAGGATTGGTTCGGCCAAGACGTCTCCGAACTGTCGGGCGGCCAGAAACAACTTTTAAATCTCGCGGCGGTCATGGTGATGCAGCCGGACGTTTTAATTTTAGACGAACCGACCGCGCAGCTCGACCCGATTGCGGCCTCGGATTTTATCGGCACCCTGCAAAAACTCAACCGCGAACTATCCTTGACGATTATTTTGGTCGAGCATCGGCTGGAAGACGTAATTCCGGTCTGCGATAAGCTGCTGGTATTGGAAAAAGGGAAAATTCTCGACTACGGCACAGCCCGGAAGGTCGCGGAAAATATGCGCGCATATCCGGCGATTTTAGAAGCGATGCCCGCGGCGGTGCGTCTTTATCATCAGCTTGATGTCGTGTCGCCCTGTCCGCTGACCGTGCGCGAAGGACGCCGTTTGATCGAGGAACACTTTGACCATAAAATCAAAGCGAAAGAGCAGGGGGAATACGGGCACAAAGAAGATCCCGCGCTCGAATTTTCGGACGTGTGGTTTCGCTATGCCCGCGAACTGCCCGACGTTTTACACGGGCTCGACTTCACGGTTTACAGCGGGGAATTGTTCTGCATTCTCGGCGGAAACGGCTCGGGCAAGACCACCGCGCTCGGCGCGGCCGCCGGTCTGAACCGGTTTTACGCCGGAAACGTCAAAGTGTTTGGGAAAAAGTTGAAAGAGTATATAAATCAATCGCTGTACCGTGACTGCCTTGCTTTGCTGCCGCAGGATGTGCAGACGGTGTTTTTGCGCAATACCGTGAAAGAAGAACTTGCGGAAGTCGGCGGGGACGAAATCGAACTGCCATATGATTTGGCGCCTTTGATGAATCAACATCCCTATGACCTCAGCGGCGGCGAACAGCAGTTGGTCGCGCTGGCAAAGGTACTGGCGACAAAACCGAAGTTGCTGCTGCTCGACGAACCGACCAAAGGGCTGGACGCCTACGCCAAAAACGGCATCATCAAGGTGCTGAAAAAACTGCAGGCATCCGGCGTGACCATCGTCGCCGTGACCCACGACGTGGAATTCGCCGCGCAGTGCGCCGACCGTTGCGCCTTGTTTTTTCAGGGTGAGATCACTTCGATTGACACCCCCGCGAAATTTTTTGCCGAGAACACTTTTTATACCACGGCTGCGAACCGCATGACACGCGGCTATTACGACGGTGTTGTGACGGTGGACGATGCGGTTTCCCTCTGCTTACAGAATGGGAGGAAAACATGA
- a CDS encoding energy-coupling factor transporter transmembrane component T has translation MKNFADYNPIAVFIYFLAAAGMAMFTTDPVILAFSLVGSVLFFIARNGRKGLRSHLFFFVLFLLMALINPLFYHNGVTVLFVMNDNPVTLEALLYGIASSAMIVSVLYWFRSFSQIMTGDKLLYLFGSASPKLSLILSMTLRYIPLFGKQAKKVDQAQKALGLYKEDNIIDRMRGGTRVFSVMVTWALENGIITADSMTARGYGIGRRTFFSLYRFRKSDLTLTLISLGLLAATAVGIGFGVVDFTYYPEIAMAPVTAVSAAAYAAYGLLAFMPAIMEAEESIKWKYLLSKT, from the coding sequence ATGAAAAATTTTGCGGATTACAACCCCATTGCGGTTTTTATCTATTTTCTTGCCGCTGCGGGCATGGCGATGTTCACGACGGACCCGGTGATCCTCGCATTTTCGCTTGTCGGGTCGGTTTTATTCTTTATCGCCCGAAACGGCCGCAAGGGGCTGCGTTCCCACTTATTCTTTTTCGTTTTGTTTCTCCTGATGGCGTTGATCAATCCGTTGTTTTACCATAACGGCGTGACGGTGTTGTTTGTGATGAACGACAACCCTGTGACACTCGAAGCGTTGCTTTACGGAATCGCCTCGTCTGCGATGATCGTATCGGTGTTGTATTGGTTTCGATCTTTTTCGCAAATCATGACCGGCGATAAATTATTATATCTGTTCGGGTCGGCTTCGCCGAAACTGTCCCTGATTCTCTCGATGACGCTGCGGTATATCCCTTTGTTCGGAAAACAGGCGAAAAAGGTCGATCAGGCGCAGAAAGCGCTCGGGCTTTATAAAGAGGACAATATCATCGATCGGATGCGTGGTGGCACGCGTGTGTTTTCGGTCATGGTGACCTGGGCGCTCGAAAACGGGATCATCACCGCCGACAGTATGACCGCACGCGGTTACGGCATCGGGCGGCGCACATTTTTCTCCTTGTATCGGTTTCGAAAAAGCGATTTGACGCTGACATTGATTTCTCTCGGATTACTGGCGGCGACTGCCGTGGGAATCGGTTTCGGCGTCGTTGATTTCACTTATTATCCCGAGATAGCCATGGCACCCGTGACGGCGGTTTCGGCAGCGGCGTATGCCGCATACGGGCTGCTGGCTTTTATGCCTGCGATTATGGAAGCGGAGGAGAGCATCAAATGGAAATACTTGCTGTCAAAAACCTGA
- a CDS encoding DUF4430 domain-containing protein has translation MKSKFFAVFACCLLILASFSGVAALSAQDANNTVDEVLNLADGIVAYNESVSNAASIQEWINTELAEGAGQTSEWYVMALSQSGETYDFSEYTNALIIYLDENEISGAVSRQKYALALIAAGCADDPYVTAIAEESIGQQGIMSFIFGLHLLNNGCINSSYTTDAVIGEILSLRLTDGGWALTGTVSDVDVTAMAIQALAPYYQTNETVKTAVDEAITFLSEIQLDGGDYSSYGVENPESAAQVAIALSSLGINCMSDSRFIKNENTLFDGMAKYLLSDGSFSHIAGGDYNRIATAQIFIALYAYQRQQANLGSFFIFDTPAVSNGNGQETAAQTRGYQFWVSISAAGIALAVCVVLIITKKTHFKNFLAVILAAAAVIAFIQLTDFSKASDYYNGETVQKGEIIGTVTLIIRCDTIIGKSDSEYIPADGVILNTAAFDIADGDTVYDILVEAARKYDIQIENSGTSDLVYIAGINYLYEFQFGDLSGWVFRVNGDVPSVGCGEFVLSDGDVIEWLYSCELGNDLG, from the coding sequence ATGAAAAGTAAGTTTTTTGCCGTTTTTGCCTGCTGCCTGCTGATTCTTGCAAGTTTCTCCGGAGTGGCAGCGCTTTCGGCACAGGATGCGAACAATACCGTTGACGAGGTGCTAAACCTCGCCGACGGCATTGTCGCATACAACGAATCGGTTTCAAATGCCGCATCAATTCAGGAATGGATCAATACCGAATTGGCGGAAGGGGCCGGGCAGACCTCCGAATGGTATGTCATGGCGCTGAGCCAAAGCGGTGAGACCTATGATTTTTCCGAATATACAAATGCGCTGATAATTTATTTAGATGAAAACGAGATTTCAGGTGCGGTTTCCCGCCAAAAATACGCACTGGCATTGATCGCCGCGGGCTGTGCCGATGATCCGTATGTGACCGCCATAGCAGAGGAATCGATCGGGCAGCAGGGAATTATGAGCTTCATTTTCGGGCTTCACCTGCTCAATAACGGCTGTATTAATTCATCTTATACCACGGATGCGGTCATCGGAGAGATCTTATCGCTGCGGCTTACCGACGGCGGATGGGCGCTGACCGGAACCGTCTCGGACGTCGATGTCACCGCAATGGCGATACAGGCGCTCGCGCCTTATTATCAGACAAATGAAACCGTTAAAACCGCCGTGGACGAAGCGATAACGTTTTTGTCGGAAATTCAGTTGGACGGCGGCGATTATTCGAGTTACGGAGTCGAAAATCCCGAGAGTGCCGCGCAGGTCGCGATTGCGCTGTCGTCGCTCGGAATCAATTGCATGTCGGACAGCCGATTTATCAAAAACGAAAACACATTATTTGACGGCATGGCAAAATATCTTCTCTCCGACGGCAGCTTTTCACATATTGCGGGCGGAGATTACAACCGCATCGCCACCGCGCAGATTTTCATTGCACTGTATGCCTATCAGCGTCAGCAAGCGAATCTAGGGTCGTTTTTTATCTTTGACACACCGGCTGTATCAAATGGCAACGGGCAGGAGACGGCTGCTCAAACACGCGGTTATCAGTTCTGGGTCAGCATTTCTGCGGCAGGAATCGCGTTGGCCGTATGCGTGGTATTGATCATAACAAAAAAGACCCATTTTAAAAATTTTTTGGCGGTCATTCTGGCCGCTGCTGCCGTGATCGCGTTTATTCAGCTGACCGATTTCAGCAAAGCGAGCGATTATTATAACGGCGAAACCGTACAAAAAGGTGAAATCATCGGTACGGTCACATTGATCATCCGCTGTGACACGATTATCGGCAAATCCGACTCGGAATATATCCCGGCGGACGGCGTGATTTTGAATACCGCTGCATTTGATATCGCGGACGGCGACACGGTCTATGATATTTTGGTCGAAGCGGCGCGAAAATACGATATTCAAATCGAAAACAGCGGAACGAGCGATTTGGTCTATATCGCAGGCATCAATTATTTGTATGAATTTCAGTTCGGCGATCTTTCGGGGTGGGTATTTCGCGTAAACGGTGATGTGCCTTCAGTCGGCTGCGGCGAATTTGTGCTGTCCGACGGCGATGTGATAGAATGGCTGTATTCGTGCGAACTGGGCAACGATCTCGGCTGA